In Tripterygium wilfordii isolate XIE 37 chromosome 15, ASM1340144v1, whole genome shotgun sequence, one DNA window encodes the following:
- the LOC120016307 gene encoding uncharacterized protein LOC120016307 isoform X2 has translation MIFVSLLPLRRQGEKNNIQTRRKQMAIVNKCLKANSGSSTIRRILKRNMKARIERLKKETKEIRKEQKDIAEGHREIAKKLHLIKTSHAQMKKDIQVLNQGSARLQCRLNIMFKILKARKLGDSIEEKKLVQLLLSITPPNKGVQDVCYSSKHVLEITCKID, from the exons ATGATCTTTGTTTCACTACTTCCTCTGCGCagacaaggggaaaaaaacaacaTACAGACAAGGAGAAAACAAATGGCAATCGTCAACAAGTGTTTGAAGGCGAATTCGGGTTCATCAACAATAAGAAGAATTTTG AAGAGGAACATGAAGGCGAGGATTGAGAGACTGAAGAAGGAAACAAAGGAGATTCGAAAGGAACAGAAAGATATAGCAGAGGGACACAGAGAAATAGCTAAAAAGCTTCACTTGATCAAAACCAGTCATGCccaaatgaagaaagatatTCAGGTATTAAACCAAGGGAGTGCACGCTTGCAGTGTAGACTCAACATCATGTTCAAAATCTTGAAAGCGCGAAAACTCGGCGATTCCATTGAAGAAAAGAAGCTTGTTCAGTTACTCCTCAGCATTACTCCTCCAAACAAAGGAGTTCAAGATGTTTGTTACTCCTCGAAACATGTTTTAGAGATTACATGCAAAATTGATTGA
- the LOC120016307 gene encoding uncharacterized protein LOC120016307 isoform X1, with protein MIFVSLLPLRRQGEKNNIQTRRKQMAIVNKCLKANSGSSTIRRILKKRNMKARIERLKKETKEIRKEQKDIAEGHREIAKKLHLIKTSHAQMKKDIQVLNQGSARLQCRLNIMFKILKARKLGDSIEEKKLVQLLLSITPPNKGVQDVCYSSKHVLEITCKID; from the exons ATGATCTTTGTTTCACTACTTCCTCTGCGCagacaaggggaaaaaaacaacaTACAGACAAGGAGAAAACAAATGGCAATCGTCAACAAGTGTTTGAAGGCGAATTCGGGTTCATCAACAATAAGAAGAATTTTG AAGAAGAGGAACATGAAGGCGAGGATTGAGAGACTGAAGAAGGAAACAAAGGAGATTCGAAAGGAACAGAAAGATATAGCAGAGGGACACAGAGAAATAGCTAAAAAGCTTCACTTGATCAAAACCAGTCATGCccaaatgaagaaagatatTCAGGTATTAAACCAAGGGAGTGCACGCTTGCAGTGTAGACTCAACATCATGTTCAAAATCTTGAAAGCGCGAAAACTCGGCGATTCCATTGAAGAAAAGAAGCTTGTTCAGTTACTCCTCAGCATTACTCCTCCAAACAAAGGAGTTCAAGATGTTTGTTACTCCTCGAAACATGTTTTAGAGATTACATGCAAAATTGATTGA
- the LOC120016308 gene encoding uncharacterized protein LOC120016308 isoform X1, translating into MAIVNKRLKANSGSSTPLRSILKKRSMKARIEKLKKETKEIRKEQKDIAEGHREIAKKLHLIKTSHDQMKKDIRVLNRGSAHLQCRLNIMFKILKARQLGDSIEEKKLVQLLLSITPPN; encoded by the exons ATGGCAATCGTCAACAAGCGTTTGAAGGCGAATTCAGGTTCATCAACACCGCTAAGAAGCATTTTG AAGAAGCGGAGCATGAAGGCGAGGATTGAGAAACTGAAGAAGGAGACAAAGGAGATTCGAAAGGAACAGAAAGACATAGCAGAGGGACACAGAGAAATAGCTAAAAAGCTTCACTTGATCAAAACCAGTCAtgaccaaatgaagaaagatatTCGGGTATTAAACAGAGGGAGCGCACACCTGCAATGTAGACTCAACATCATGTTCAAAATCTTGAAAGCGCGGCAACTTGGCGATTCCATTGAAGAAAAGAAGCTTGTTCAGTTACTCCTCAGCATTACTCCTCCAAACTAA
- the LOC120016308 gene encoding uncharacterized protein LOC120016308 isoform X2, translated as MAIVNKRLKANSGSSTPLRSILKRSMKARIEKLKKETKEIRKEQKDIAEGHREIAKKLHLIKTSHDQMKKDIRVLNRGSAHLQCRLNIMFKILKARQLGDSIEEKKLVQLLLSITPPN; from the exons ATGGCAATCGTCAACAAGCGTTTGAAGGCGAATTCAGGTTCATCAACACCGCTAAGAAGCATTTTG AAGCGGAGCATGAAGGCGAGGATTGAGAAACTGAAGAAGGAGACAAAGGAGATTCGAAAGGAACAGAAAGACATAGCAGAGGGACACAGAGAAATAGCTAAAAAGCTTCACTTGATCAAAACCAGTCAtgaccaaatgaagaaagatatTCGGGTATTAAACAGAGGGAGCGCACACCTGCAATGTAGACTCAACATCATGTTCAAAATCTTGAAAGCGCGGCAACTTGGCGATTCCATTGAAGAAAAGAAGCTTGTTCAGTTACTCCTCAGCATTACTCCTCCAAACTAA